From Streptomyces durmitorensis, a single genomic window includes:
- a CDS encoding formylglycine-generating enzyme family protein encodes MGCCVPETRICSTGPLPTPARVPPAHPQVRLPGGEFLMGDSFGEGYPTDGEQPVHAVRVTPFAIDVTTVTVAMFRAFVDDTAYLTAAEREGSSAVFHLAVAAERADIIGNSPAAPWWLDVRGADWRHPLGPLSTAEPDHPAVHVAWDDAMAYCAWAGRRLPTEAEWEYAARGGLAGRRFAWGDELTPDGRWLCNIWQGAFPYANTGADGWLATAPVRTYPPNGHGLYEVAGNVWEWCADWFATDYYAHSPAADPKGPRSGERRVMRGGSYLCHHTYCHRYRVAARSANTPASSSGNCGFRTVAARGVTPGVRRTPCSR; translated from the coding sequence ATGGGATGTTGCGTACCGGAAACCCGAATCTGCTCCACCGGCCCGCTGCCCACGCCGGCCCGCGTGCCGCCCGCGCACCCCCAAGTCAGGCTCCCCGGCGGCGAGTTCTTGATGGGTGACTCCTTCGGCGAGGGCTATCCGACAGACGGTGAACAGCCGGTGCACGCCGTACGCGTCACCCCGTTCGCCATCGACGTCACGACGGTGACCGTGGCGATGTTCCGGGCCTTCGTCGACGACACCGCGTACCTGACCGCCGCCGAACGGGAGGGCAGTTCCGCCGTGTTCCACCTGGCCGTCGCCGCCGAGCGGGCCGACATCATCGGGAACAGCCCGGCCGCCCCCTGGTGGCTGGACGTACGGGGAGCCGACTGGCGCCACCCCCTTGGCCCGCTGTCCACCGCGGAACCGGACCACCCAGCGGTGCACGTGGCCTGGGACGACGCCATGGCGTACTGCGCGTGGGCGGGGCGCCGCCTGCCGACCGAGGCCGAGTGGGAGTACGCGGCCCGCGGCGGACTCGCAGGCCGCCGCTTCGCATGGGGAGACGAACTCACCCCCGACGGGCGGTGGTTGTGCAACATCTGGCAGGGCGCGTTCCCGTACGCCAACACCGGTGCGGACGGCTGGCTGGCGACCGCACCGGTCCGCACGTACCCGCCCAACGGCCACGGCCTGTACGAAGTCGCCGGGAACGTCTGGGAGTGGTGCGCGGACTGGTTCGCCACCGACTACTACGCCCACTCCCCCGCCGCCGACCCCAAGGGGCCGCGGAGCGGCGAGCGCCGTGTCATGCGCGGCGGCTCCTACCTGTGCCATCACACCTACTGCCACCGCTACCGCGTGGCCGCCCGCTCGGCCAACACGCCCGCCTCCAGCAGCGGAAACTGCGGGTTCCGGACGGTCGCCGCGCGAGGGGTCACCCCGGGGGTCAGGAGGACTCCTTGCTCCCGGTGA
- a CDS encoding MBL fold metallo-hydrolase, translating to MKLTKKTHACVRLERDGRSLVIDPGTFSEQDAALGADAILVTHEHPDHFDEDRLRVGLEANPAAEIWTLRSVAQKISAAFPGRVHTVGHGDTFTAAGFDVQVHGELHAVIHPDIPRITNVGYLVDGSVFHPGDALTVPEQPVDTLMLPVMAPWNKISEVIDYVREIKPQRAYDIHDALLTDLARPIYDSQIGSLGGAEHLRLTPGESAEL from the coding sequence ATCAAGCTCACCAAGAAGACACACGCCTGTGTCCGCCTGGAGCGGGACGGACGGAGTCTCGTCATCGACCCCGGCACCTTCAGCGAACAGGACGCGGCCCTCGGCGCCGACGCGATCCTCGTGACGCACGAGCACCCGGACCACTTCGACGAGGACCGGCTGCGCGTCGGCCTGGAGGCCAACCCGGCCGCCGAGATCTGGACCCTGCGCTCCGTCGCACAGAAGATCTCGGCCGCCTTCCCCGGGCGGGTGCACACCGTCGGGCACGGCGACACCTTCACGGCCGCCGGGTTCGACGTGCAGGTGCACGGCGAGCTGCACGCCGTGATCCACCCGGACATCCCGCGGATCACCAACGTCGGCTATCTCGTGGACGGTTCGGTCTTCCACCCGGGTGACGCCCTGACCGTGCCCGAGCAGCCGGTGGACACGCTGATGCTGCCGGTCATGGCTCCCTGGAACAAGATCTCCGAGGTCATCGACTACGTCCGCGAGATCAAGCCGCAGCGCGCCTACGACATCCACGACGCGCTGCTCACGGATCTGGCCCGGCCGATCTACGACTCGCAGATCGGGTCCCTGGGCGGAGCCGAGCACCTGCGGCTCACGCCGGGGGAGTCCGCCGAGCTGTGA
- a CDS encoding SGNH/GDSL hydrolase family protein, producing the protein MRLRNPRSSRTSRISRIWGSAAVLAVLTTGLAPVAAQAAPHRPEPLPLERLFDNRAISDDARPGDADFDGSGGSFSAQDLTAAGWTPGRSIAVDGARLTLPRTDAGEADNVRADGQSVRVRGRGDALAFLVAGTGGEASGTGTVRYRDGSKGTYRLTAPDWRSGPLATKAVALPHLNTPGGQLAQKTRLYVVTVPVARGREIASVTLPKDPGAPDLHVFSLSVRQPAKGWTGSWSASTAGYTAVGPWADRTVRLVVHTSTGGPRVRIRLDNTFASAPVRIGSATVAVQESGAGARGEPRRLSFRGEAGTQIPAGAQAFSDPLDFDVPEDTNLLVSFHLPQTVTTAPVHSQAIQRSYVSGPGDHAADGSPAAYTSMISTWPLLTGVDVGGGPGSVVLLGDSITDGVKSTQDANHRWPNVLATRLLQQDEVPRFGVLNQGISANRVVADRYPGDGVSTDTGGVSALHRLDRDVFAQTSARTVVVFEGINDVRWGASADQVTAGMREISERAHARGLRVVAATIAPCQGESLCTAAADTERREVNDYLRGGGDFDAVLDFDAVLRDPANPARMLAAYDSGDHLHPGDAGLAAIAESVDLGVLVPD; encoded by the coding sequence GTGCGCCTACGCAACCCACGCAGCTCGCGTACCTCGCGTATCTCACGTATCTGGGGATCGGCCGCCGTACTCGCGGTACTCACCACCGGCCTCGCCCCCGTGGCGGCGCAGGCCGCCCCGCACAGACCCGAGCCGCTCCCCCTGGAGCGGCTCTTCGACAACAGGGCCATCAGTGACGACGCGCGGCCCGGCGACGCGGACTTCGACGGCTCGGGCGGCTCGTTCTCGGCCCAGGACCTGACGGCGGCGGGCTGGACCCCGGGCCGCTCGATCGCCGTGGACGGGGCGCGGCTCACCCTGCCGCGGACCGACGCGGGCGAGGCGGACAACGTCCGCGCGGACGGGCAGTCCGTGCGGGTGCGCGGGCGCGGGGACGCGCTCGCGTTCCTGGTCGCGGGCACGGGCGGCGAGGCGAGCGGCACGGGGACGGTGCGCTACCGGGACGGGTCGAAGGGGACGTACCGCCTGACGGCGCCGGACTGGCGCTCGGGCCCGCTCGCCACGAAGGCGGTCGCGCTGCCGCATCTGAACACTCCGGGCGGCCAACTCGCCCAGAAGACACGGCTGTACGTCGTGACCGTGCCGGTGGCGCGCGGGCGCGAGATCGCCTCGGTGACCCTGCCGAAGGACCCCGGCGCCCCCGACCTGCACGTCTTCTCGCTCTCCGTGCGGCAGCCCGCGAAGGGGTGGACCGGCAGCTGGTCGGCGTCGACGGCCGGGTACACGGCGGTGGGCCCGTGGGCCGACCGGACCGTGCGGCTGGTCGTCCACACGAGCACGGGCGGGCCACGGGTGCGGATCCGGCTCGACAACACCTTTGCCTCCGCGCCCGTTCGGATCGGGAGCGCGACGGTGGCGGTGCAGGAGTCCGGCGCGGGGGCGCGGGGCGAGCCGCGGCGGCTTTCGTTCCGGGGCGAGGCGGGCACCCAAATCCCCGCGGGGGCACAGGCGTTCAGCGATCCGCTCGACTTCGATGTGCCCGAGGACACCAATCTCCTGGTGAGCTTCCACCTCCCTCAGACGGTGACGACCGCGCCCGTCCACAGCCAGGCCATCCAGCGCTCGTACGTGAGCGGCCCCGGCGACCACGCGGCCGACGGCTCCCCGGCGGCGTACACGTCGATGATCTCTACGTGGCCGCTGCTCACGGGGGTCGACGTGGGTGGTGGTCCCGGGTCCGTGGTGCTGCTGGGCGACTCCATCACGGACGGCGTGAAGTCGACGCAGGACGCGAACCACCGCTGGCCCAACGTCCTGGCGACGCGGCTCCTCCAGCAGGACGAGGTCCCGCGTTTCGGGGTCCTGAACCAGGGGATCTCGGCGAACCGCGTGGTCGCGGACCGCTACCCCGGCGACGGTGTCTCCACGGACACCGGCGGCGTGAGCGCGCTGCACCGCCTCGACCGTGATGTGTTCGCCCAGACGTCGGCCCGCACGGTGGTCGTCTTCGAAGGCATCAACGACGTCCGCTGGGGCGCGTCGGCGGATCAAGTGACCGCCGGTATGCGGGAGATCTCCGAGCGGGCGCACGCGCGCGGCCTGCGCGTGGTGGCGGCGACGATCGCGCCCTGCCAGGGGGAGTCGCTGTGCACGGCGGCGGCGGACACCGAGCGGAGAGAGGTCAACGACTACCTGCGGGGCGGCGGCGACTTCGACGCCGTCCTGGACTTCGACGCGGTGCTGCGGGATCCGGCGAATCCGGCGCGGATGCTGGCCGCGTACGACAGCGGGGACCATCTGCATCCGGGGGACGCCGGGCTCGCGGCGATCGCGGAGTCGGTGGATCTGGGGGTGCTGGTCCCGGACTAG
- the pcaC gene encoding 4-carboxymuconolactone decarboxylase, whose translation MSETPKSTLQYRFDGPEDAPVLILGPSLGTTWHMWDRQVPELVKQWRVFRFDMPGHGGAPAHPCGSVGELAQRLLATLDEVGVQRFGYAGCAFGGAIGAELALRHPQRVASLALISASPRFGSADEFRQRGVIVRSNGLDPIARTSPERWFTPGFAAAQPAITDWAVQMVRTTDPGCYIAACEALAAFDVRAELNRISVPALVLVGSEDQVTGQGEARTLVAGIPDARLAVVPGASHLAPVEQPAAVTDLLVRHFSTAWQLATDATGTHAAISAPPVKPILAPPPPVFPVAEIGPMEQPEAVGGGRPDPYDAGIKVRREVLGDAHVDRALAAADDFSTDFQELITRYAWGEVWNRPGLDRRSRSCVTLTALVAGGHLDELAFHTRAALRNGLTPQEIKEVLLQAAVYCGVPAANSAFKVAQAVIREETTPQE comes from the coding sequence GTGAGTGAGACACCGAAGAGCACCCTGCAATACCGCTTTGACGGGCCAGAAGACGCCCCTGTCCTGATCTTGGGTCCCTCACTGGGTACCACATGGCACATGTGGGACCGGCAGGTGCCCGAGCTGGTCAAGCAGTGGCGGGTGTTCCGCTTCGACATGCCCGGGCACGGCGGCGCCCCCGCACACCCCTGCGGCTCCGTCGGCGAGCTCGCCCAGCGGCTCCTCGCCACCCTCGACGAGGTCGGCGTGCAGCGCTTCGGCTACGCGGGCTGCGCGTTCGGCGGCGCGATCGGCGCCGAGCTCGCTCTGCGGCACCCGCAGCGCGTCGCGTCCCTGGCGCTGATATCCGCGTCGCCGCGCTTCGGCAGCGCGGACGAGTTCCGCCAGCGCGGCGTCATCGTGCGGAGCAACGGACTCGACCCCATCGCGCGTACGTCCCCCGAGCGCTGGTTCACGCCCGGCTTCGCCGCCGCGCAGCCCGCGATCACCGACTGGGCCGTACAGATGGTGCGTACGACCGACCCCGGCTGCTACATCGCCGCCTGCGAGGCCCTCGCCGCCTTCGACGTGCGCGCCGAGCTGAACCGGATCAGCGTGCCTGCCCTCGTCCTGGTCGGGTCGGAGGACCAGGTCACCGGGCAGGGCGAGGCCCGCACCCTCGTCGCGGGGATACCGGACGCCCGCCTGGCCGTCGTGCCGGGGGCCTCCCACCTCGCCCCCGTCGAGCAGCCCGCCGCCGTCACCGACCTTCTCGTACGCCACTTCTCCACCGCCTGGCAGCTCGCGACCGACGCCACCGGGACGCACGCGGCGATCAGCGCACCGCCCGTCAAGCCGATCCTCGCCCCGCCGCCGCCCGTCTTCCCCGTCGCCGAGATCGGGCCCATGGAGCAGCCCGAGGCCGTGGGCGGCGGACGCCCCGACCCGTACGACGCGGGGATCAAGGTCCGCCGCGAGGTGCTCGGCGACGCGCACGTCGACCGCGCGCTGGCCGCCGCCGACGACTTCTCCACGGACTTCCAGGAGCTCATCACGCGCTACGCGTGGGGCGAGGTCTGGAACAGACCCGGCCTCGACCGCCGCTCCCGCAGCTGCGTCACCCTCACCGCCCTCGTCGCGGGCGGCCACCTCGACGAGCTGGCCTTCCACACCCGCGCCGCCCTGCGCAACGGCCTCACCCCGCAGGAGATCAAGGAAGTGCTGCTCCAGGCGGCCGTCTACTGCGGCGTCCCCGCGGCGAACTCCGCCTTCAAGGTCGCCCAGGCCGTGATCCGCGAGGAAACCACGCCCCAGGAGTGA
- a CDS encoding sulfatase, whose amino-acid sequence MRAIMVMFDSLNRHMLPPYGGDWTHAPNFARLADRAVTFDNAYAGSMPCMPARREIHTGRHNFLHRSWGPLEPFDDSMPELLKQNGVYTHLVSDHPHYWEDGGATYHGRYNTWEFFRGQEGDPWKGQVSDPEIPDDLKRMRFGSYRQDWVNRPHMATEDRHPQTLTFDAGLEFVRTNQDADRWFVQIETFDPHEPFFSHQPYKDLYPHDYDGPHFDWPDYKRVVESDGQVEHARFEYGALLSMCDHSLGRVLDTMDELDLWDDTLLIVNTDHGLLLGEKGWWGKSVQPWFNELVHLPLFAWDPRNRAAGQRRSALVQTVDVAPTLLEFFGVDRPTDMQGAPLPVADDTPVREAGLFGIHGGHVNVTDGRHVYMRAPASPDNAPLYEHTLMPTHMRGRFSPAELVDLELAEPFGFTKNVRTLRVPGRTLVNPYHHGTLLFDLETDPDQSTPLIDDDAELRMATLLVELMRANDAPPSQYERLGLPGLGPVTEQHLLVRSQREQAERAAQPLPRAEDYPQGRLSLRTPLKALISDPVAVEVLRTHLPGVADSELLQMIGATPLIDVAAMAGALFPPPSLHRVAEELAQL is encoded by the coding sequence ATGAGGGCGATCATGGTGATGTTCGACAGTCTCAACCGGCACATGCTGCCGCCGTACGGAGGCGACTGGACCCACGCACCGAACTTCGCCCGCCTCGCGGATCGGGCGGTCACCTTCGACAACGCGTACGCCGGATCGATGCCCTGTATGCCGGCCCGCCGCGAGATCCACACCGGGCGGCACAACTTCCTGCACCGCAGCTGGGGGCCGCTTGAGCCGTTCGACGACTCGATGCCCGAACTCCTCAAGCAGAACGGCGTCTACACCCACCTCGTCAGCGACCACCCGCACTACTGGGAGGACGGCGGCGCCACCTATCACGGCCGCTACAACACCTGGGAGTTCTTCCGCGGCCAGGAGGGCGACCCCTGGAAGGGCCAGGTGTCCGACCCGGAGATACCCGACGACCTGAAGCGGATGCGGTTCGGCTCCTACCGCCAGGACTGGGTGAACCGGCCCCACATGGCGACGGAGGACCGGCACCCGCAGACCCTCACCTTCGACGCGGGCCTGGAGTTCGTTCGGACGAACCAGGACGCCGACCGGTGGTTCGTGCAGATCGAGACCTTCGACCCGCACGAGCCGTTCTTCAGCCACCAGCCCTACAAGGACCTCTACCCCCACGACTACGACGGCCCGCACTTCGACTGGCCCGACTACAAGCGCGTGGTCGAATCCGACGGCCAGGTGGAGCACGCCCGCTTCGAGTACGGGGCGCTCCTGTCGATGTGCGACCACTCGCTCGGCCGGGTCCTGGACACCATGGACGAGCTGGACCTGTGGGACGACACTCTGCTGATCGTCAACACCGACCACGGGCTGCTGCTGGGGGAGAAGGGCTGGTGGGGCAAGAGCGTCCAGCCATGGTTCAACGAACTGGTCCACCTGCCGCTGTTCGCCTGGGACCCGCGCAACCGCGCCGCGGGCCAGCGGCGTTCGGCGCTGGTGCAGACCGTGGACGTGGCGCCGACCTTGCTGGAGTTCTTCGGCGTCGACCGGCCCACCGACATGCAGGGCGCGCCGCTCCCGGTCGCCGACGACACTCCGGTGCGGGAGGCGGGCCTGTTCGGTATCCACGGCGGACACGTCAACGTCACGGACGGCCGCCACGTCTACATGCGGGCGCCCGCCTCGCCCGACAACGCGCCCCTGTACGAACACACCCTGATGCCGACCCACATGCGGGGCCGCTTCTCACCCGCCGAACTCGTGGACCTGGAACTGGCCGAGCCGTTCGGCTTCACCAAGAACGTGCGCACCCTGCGTGTGCCGGGCCGCACCCTCGTCAACCCTTACCACCACGGCACGCTCTTGTTCGACCTGGAGACCGACCCCGACCAGAGCACTCCGCTGATCGACGACGACGCCGAACTGCGCATGGCCACCCTGCTGGTGGAGCTCATGCGGGCCAACGACGCGCCGCCCAGCCAGTACGAACGCCTCGGTCTGCCCGGCCTTGGGCCGGTCACGGAGCAGCACCTGCTGGTCCGCTCCCAGCGTGAGCAGGCGGAGCGTGCCGCGCAGCCGCTGCCGCGGGCCGAGGACTATCCACAGGGCCGCCTCTCGCTGCGCACCCCTCTCAAGGCACTGATCTCCGATCCGGTCGCCGTCGAGGTGCTGCGCACACACCTGCCCGGTGTCGCCGACTCGGAGCTGCTGCAGATGATCGGCGCGACACCGCTCATCGACGTCGCCGCCATGGCGGGTGCGCTGTTCCCGCCCCCGAGTCTCCACCGGGTCGCCGAGGAACTCGCCCAACTCTGA
- a CDS encoding exodeoxyribonuclease III, whose product MRIATWNVNSITARLPRLLAWLESSGTDVLCIQETKTTAEQFPADELRELGYESAVNATGRWNGVALVSRVGLDDVTVGLPGGPDYEGVQEPRAISATCGPARVWSVYVPNGREVDHAHYAYKLQWFEALKASVAADAAGARPFAVLGDFNVAPTDADVWDPALFEGATHVTPAERAALAALREAGLSDVVPRPLKYDHPFTYWDYRQLGFPKNRGMRIDLVYGNEAFSKAVTDSYVDREERKGKGASDHAPVVVDLDV is encoded by the coding sequence ATGCGCATTGCCACCTGGAACGTGAACTCGATCACCGCTCGGCTGCCGAGGCTGCTCGCCTGGCTGGAGAGCAGCGGTACGGATGTGCTGTGCATCCAGGAGACCAAGACCACCGCCGAGCAGTTCCCCGCCGACGAGCTGCGCGAGCTCGGGTACGAGTCGGCGGTGAACGCGACGGGCCGGTGGAACGGCGTGGCGCTGGTCTCCCGGGTCGGCCTGGACGACGTGACGGTCGGCCTGCCCGGCGGGCCTGACTACGAAGGGGTGCAGGAGCCGCGCGCGATCTCCGCGACCTGCGGCCCGGCGCGCGTCTGGTCGGTCTATGTGCCGAACGGCCGCGAGGTGGACCACGCGCACTACGCGTACAAGCTCCAGTGGTTCGAGGCCCTGAAGGCCTCCGTCGCCGCCGATGCGGCGGGCGCGCGGCCGTTCGCGGTCCTCGGGGACTTCAACGTGGCGCCGACCGACGCGGACGTGTGGGACCCCGCCCTGTTCGAGGGCGCCACGCACGTGACCCCCGCCGAGCGAGCGGCGCTCGCCGCGCTGCGGGAAGCGGGGCTCTCGGACGTGGTGCCGCGCCCCCTGAAGTACGACCACCCGTTCACGTACTGGGACTATCGCCAGCTCGGCTTCCCCAAGAACAGGGGCATGCGCATCGACCTGGTGTACGGGAACGAGGCGTTCTCGAAGGCCGTGACGGATTCGTACGTCGACCGCGAGGAGCGCAAGGGCAAGGGCGCGTCCGACCACGCGCCGGTCGTGGTGGACCTGGACGTCTAG
- a CDS encoding glycoside hydrolase family 1 protein has product MTHARRLPDGFLWGTSTAAHQIEGGNTNSDWWEFEHGNIPYVKEPSGDACDSYHRWREDMDLLAELGFTDYRFSIEWARIEPAPGEFSRAAIAHYRRMVEGARERGLRPMVTLHHFTTPLWFARRGGWAATGSDELFARYLTAAAPIFATDVAHVCTINEPNIVAVMAAAQAALASGQAVNFAEGPPAPDEATTDALVRAHTRAVETVKSLAPHVSTGWSVANLVCKALPGSEEVAAVFRHPRVDVFLEAARGDDWLGVQAYTRTLIGPNGRLPVPEDAERTLMGWEYYPQALGDAVRHSASVTGGTPLIVTENGIATADDSRRIQYTTGALESLADAMNDGIDVRGYFHWSALDNYEWGRYEPTFGLIAVDRETFVRTPKPSAAWLGAIGRTHVLPSVA; this is encoded by the coding sequence ATGACGCATGCACGACGTCTGCCCGATGGATTCCTGTGGGGCACCTCCACCGCCGCCCACCAGATCGAGGGCGGCAACACCAACAGCGACTGGTGGGAGTTCGAGCACGGCAACATCCCCTACGTCAAAGAGCCCAGCGGTGACGCCTGCGACAGCTACCACCGCTGGCGCGAGGACATGGACCTGCTGGCCGAACTCGGCTTCACCGACTACCGGTTCAGCATTGAATGGGCCCGCATCGAACCGGCCCCGGGTGAGTTCTCCCGCGCCGCGATCGCCCACTACCGGCGCATGGTCGAGGGCGCCCGTGAACGCGGTCTACGGCCCATGGTGACCTTGCACCACTTCACGACACCCCTGTGGTTCGCCCGGCGCGGCGGCTGGGCCGCCACCGGATCGGACGAACTGTTCGCCCGCTACCTCACCGCGGCCGCACCCATCTTCGCCACGGACGTGGCGCACGTCTGCACCATCAACGAACCCAACATCGTCGCCGTCATGGCTGCCGCACAGGCCGCGCTTGCCTCCGGACAGGCCGTGAATTTCGCCGAGGGCCCGCCGGCTCCGGACGAGGCCACCACCGACGCTCTGGTACGGGCGCACACCCGAGCCGTCGAAACGGTCAAGTCCCTTGCCCCACACGTAAGCACCGGCTGGTCCGTCGCCAACCTGGTGTGCAAGGCCCTGCCCGGATCAGAGGAGGTCGCCGCGGTATTCCGGCACCCACGTGTGGACGTGTTCCTCGAAGCTGCCCGCGGCGACGACTGGCTCGGGGTGCAGGCGTACACCCGCACGCTCATCGGCCCGAACGGCCGACTGCCCGTGCCCGAGGACGCGGAACGCACCCTCATGGGATGGGAGTACTACCCCCAGGCACTGGGCGATGCCGTGCGCCACAGCGCTTCCGTCACCGGCGGCACCCCGCTGATCGTCACCGAGAACGGCATCGCGACAGCCGACGACTCCCGCCGCATCCAGTACACCACCGGCGCCCTGGAGTCCCTTGCCGACGCCATGAACGACGGCATCGACGTCCGTGGCTACTTCCATTGGAGCGCCCTGGACAACTACGAATGGGGCCGCTACGAGCCGACCTTCGGCCTGATCGCCGTAGACCGCGAGACCTTCGTCCGTACCCCCAAGCCCTCGGCCGCCTGGCTCGGCGCCATCGGCCGGACCCACGTGCTGCCCAGCGTGGCGTGA
- a CDS encoding PadR family transcriptional regulator, whose translation MKFEYVLLGLLARRPYSGYDLRKWLEVEGQFLWARAHHSQIYRKLGQMEVDGWVRHEVDAREGRPDAKVYRLTPGGREVLLEWVRSPYEPPSRFQEIDFLARFSVAAPLDKDAAIRIVGTELDHRRAQIAENRDRDRTLIYEDPAPGLDQDLDLQVHDALHALGAAAMDRWVAWLERTLRNLTEGKPVR comes from the coding sequence GTGAAGTTCGAGTACGTCCTGCTCGGCCTGCTGGCCCGTCGCCCCTACAGCGGGTACGACCTGCGCAAGTGGCTCGAGGTCGAGGGGCAGTTCCTGTGGGCGCGAGCCCACCACAGCCAGATCTACCGCAAGCTCGGGCAGATGGAGGTCGACGGCTGGGTGCGCCACGAGGTCGACGCGCGCGAAGGCCGCCCGGACGCCAAGGTGTACCGGCTCACGCCCGGCGGGCGCGAGGTCCTCCTGGAATGGGTGCGCTCGCCCTACGAGCCGCCCAGCCGCTTCCAGGAGATCGACTTCCTCGCGCGGTTCAGCGTCGCGGCGCCGCTCGACAAGGACGCCGCGATCCGGATCGTCGGGACCGAGCTCGACCACCGCCGCGCGCAGATCGCCGAGAACCGGGACCGCGACCGCACCTTGATCTACGAGGACCCGGCGCCCGGCCTCGACCAGGACCTCGACCTACAGGTCCACGATGCCCTCCACGCGCTCGGCGCGGCCGCCATGGACCGCTGGGTCGCCTGGCTGGAGCGGACTTTGCGCAACCTGACAGAAGGGAAACCCGTCCGATGA
- a CDS encoding MFS transporter — MPELSQSPVMPKPEVQVKGRWRQLSLLGGTMLVDSTEASLVSSLFPLIRQSLGVSLGALGILTAAGKIAGAFTGPLWVWVAERWSRKSVLVVATGLWGVWGVAAGFAQNFTQLVILYTILAAGYAAAHPIITELIGDLFGGSTRGRAIGVVYGAVSLVSAVIGPLKGQLAGIEEGWRWGLWGIGTFNILLGLAMWMWFRDPGRGASEEQLADLDRATRNAHSKLTWTKALSLLKIRSLVVLLVSRLLSGHLLVGTFGVVYLVDVYGFSTQKASIVLLPFGVGYFLGTLLGGFGADWATRRSPRHGLVTVLQTAQFAFAGFAYFGTQFDYGSIALFGVFFALMGAAQGVNPSVNRPMVMAITPPELRGAAFAIYVSVFEAIAWASFSLGAGFLGDAIGLRTVFLWALVILMLVNGIFLTLLHRSYAEDVARVQRELHARREQALDPTT; from the coding sequence ATGCCCGAGCTTAGCCAGAGCCCCGTCATGCCCAAACCCGAGGTGCAGGTGAAAGGGCGCTGGCGGCAGTTGTCCCTGCTCGGCGGCACCATGCTGGTCGACAGCACCGAGGCGAGCCTGGTCAGCAGCCTCTTTCCGCTGATCCGGCAGTCCCTCGGGGTCTCGCTGGGCGCGCTGGGCATACTGACCGCCGCCGGGAAGATAGCGGGTGCCTTCACCGGGCCCCTGTGGGTGTGGGTGGCGGAGCGCTGGTCGCGCAAGAGCGTCCTCGTTGTGGCCACCGGGCTCTGGGGTGTGTGGGGCGTGGCCGCGGGCTTCGCACAGAACTTCACCCAACTCGTCATCCTCTACACCATCCTGGCCGCGGGCTACGCGGCCGCGCACCCCATCATCACCGAACTCATCGGCGACCTCTTCGGGGGATCGACCCGCGGCCGCGCGATCGGCGTGGTCTACGGCGCCGTCTCACTGGTGAGCGCGGTGATCGGCCCGCTCAAGGGCCAGCTGGCGGGCATCGAAGAGGGCTGGCGCTGGGGCCTGTGGGGCATCGGCACCTTCAACATCCTGCTCGGCCTCGCCATGTGGATGTGGTTCCGCGACCCGGGACGGGGTGCGTCCGAGGAACAGCTCGCCGACCTCGACCGCGCCACCCGCAACGCTCACTCGAAGCTCACCTGGACCAAGGCACTCTCGCTCCTCAAGATCCGCAGCCTGGTCGTCCTCCTGGTCTCCCGCCTCCTGTCGGGACATCTCCTGGTGGGCACCTTCGGCGTCGTATACCTGGTGGATGTGTACGGCTTCAGCACGCAGAAGGCGTCTATCGTGCTGCTTCCCTTCGGTGTCGGCTACTTCCTGGGCACACTCCTGGGCGGCTTCGGGGCGGACTGGGCCACCCGGCGCAGCCCTCGCCACGGCCTGGTCACCGTCCTTCAGACGGCCCAGTTCGCCTTTGCGGGCTTCGCCTACTTCGGGACCCAGTTCGACTACGGGAGCATTGCCCTGTTCGGTGTCTTCTTCGCCCTCATGGGCGCGGCCCAGGGCGTCAACCCGAGTGTCAATCGCCCCATGGTCATGGCCATCACCCCGCCCGAGCTGCGCGGCGCCGCCTTCGCCATCTACGTCTCCGTCTTCGAGGCGATCGCCTGGGCCTCCTTCAGCCTCGGCGCCGGCTTCCTCGGCGACGCGATCGGGCTCCGCACCGTCTTCCTGTGGGCGCTCGTCATCCTCATGCTGGTCAACGGCATCTTCCTGACGCTGCTTCACCGCTCATACGCCGAGGACGTGGCCCGAGTCCAGAGGGAACTGCACGCGCGCCGCGAACAGGCCCTCGACCCCACCACCTGA